In the genome of Leptolyngbya subtilissima AS-A7, one region contains:
- a CDS encoding ABC transporter ATP-binding protein has protein sequence MPTPLIEFRQLQKVYGSGNTEVRALWNVDLSIYPGEYCAIMGPSGSGKSTAMNMVGCLDRPTAGEYFFDSQNVATLEDDALALIRNQKIGFVFQQFHLLPQLTARENVELPMIYAGVRSEVRRQRATEALVRVGLGDRINNKPTQLSGGQQQRVAIARAIVNDPLLLLADEPTGALDTHTTDDVLGLFADLHAAGITVVMVTHEPDVARASQRIVWFKDGKILNDHLSPEDLAQSLAVR, from the coding sequence ATGCCCACTCCACTGATCGAGTTTCGCCAGCTGCAAAAGGTTTATGGCTCGGGCAATACCGAGGTGCGGGCGCTGTGGAACGTAGATTTATCGATTTACCCCGGTGAGTACTGCGCCATTATGGGGCCGTCTGGCTCCGGCAAATCTACCGCCATGAATATGGTCGGCTGCCTCGATCGCCCTACCGCCGGAGAATATTTCTTCGACAGCCAGAACGTGGCCACTTTAGAAGACGACGCCCTGGCCCTCATTCGCAATCAAAAAATCGGCTTTGTCTTCCAGCAGTTTCACCTGCTGCCCCAGCTCACCGCGCGGGAGAATGTGGAGCTGCCGATGATCTACGCCGGGGTGCGCAGCGAGGTCCGCCGCCAGCGGGCAACAGAAGCATTGGTGCGGGTGGGGCTGGGCGATCGCATCAACAACAAGCCCACTCAGCTGTCGGGGGGGCAGCAGCAACGGGTGGCAATCGCGCGGGCGATCGTCAACGACCCGCTACTCTTACTGGCCGACGAACCTACAGGCGCATTGGATACTCACACCACTGATGACGTGCTGGGCCTTTTTGCCGACCTCCACGCCGCAGGCATTACCGTTGTCATGGTTACCCACGAACCCGATGTGGCCCGGGCTAGCCAGCGGATCGTCTGGTTCAAAGACGGCAAGATTCTCAACGACCACCTCAGCCCCGAGGATCTGGCTCAGTCGCTCGCGGTGCGATGA
- a CDS encoding ABC transporter ATP-binding protein, protein MASIQSARHPIQRLLRYGQNYRPQIWGAIANSVLNTIFDLAPPYLIGIAIDVVTNNESSLIARVGITSIPGQLGVLSALTFLIWTLESLSEYIYAWLWRNLAQNLQHDLRIDTYSHLQSQDLNYFEDRSTGGLLSILNDDINQLERFLNTGAHNLLRFFTTVLWVGATFLILAPGVSWMAMLPIPFVLWGSIAFQKRLAPRYAEVRDKAGLISGRLANNLSGIATIKSFTAEGYERDRVTLDSDAYRYSNRRAIALSAAFIPLIRIFILVGFTLMLFLGGLAVADGTLSAGTYGFMVFIIQRLLWPFTQLSEIMDEYQRAMASVRRVLGLLDEPIELIPGRNPLPVEQVRGEVRYENVSFAYANRQPVLKNLSLHIPAGQSIGVVGATGSGKSTLVKLLLRFYQPQQGRILVDGQEIQDLLPQDLRRCIGLVSQDVFLFSGTVAENIAYGTFDATLEQILHAAKLAEAHEFIVQMPQGYDTIVGERGQKLSGGQRQRLAIARAILKDPPILVLDEATSAVDNETEAAIQRSLAMITQGRTTLAIAHRLSTIRHCHCIYVMAHGEIVERGRHEELLEMNGIYASLWRVQSGLR, encoded by the coding sequence ATGGCCAGTATCCAATCGGCACGGCATCCCATACAAAGGCTGTTGCGTTATGGGCAGAACTATCGGCCGCAGATTTGGGGTGCGATCGCCAACTCTGTTCTCAACACCATCTTCGACCTGGCCCCGCCCTACCTAATCGGTATCGCCATCGATGTGGTGACCAATAACGAAAGCTCGCTCATTGCCCGGGTGGGGATCACCAGTATTCCGGGGCAGCTAGGGGTGTTGTCGGCGCTGACGTTCTTGATCTGGACCCTGGAGTCGCTGAGTGAGTATATTTATGCGTGGCTGTGGCGCAACCTGGCCCAAAATTTGCAGCACGACCTGCGGATCGACACCTATAGCCATCTGCAAAGTCAGGATCTTAACTATTTTGAAGACCGCAGCACGGGCGGTTTGCTGTCGATTTTAAATGACGACATCAACCAGCTGGAGCGGTTTCTCAATACCGGGGCGCACAACCTGCTGCGTTTTTTTACCACAGTGCTGTGGGTAGGGGCGACGTTCTTAATTCTGGCACCGGGGGTGTCGTGGATGGCGATGCTGCCGATTCCCTTTGTGCTGTGGGGGTCGATCGCCTTTCAAAAGCGGCTGGCTCCCCGCTACGCCGAGGTGCGCGACAAGGCGGGGCTAATCAGCGGGCGGTTGGCCAACAACCTGTCGGGGATTGCCACGATTAAAAGCTTTACGGCGGAGGGGTATGAGCGCGATCGCGTCACCCTAGACAGCGATGCCTACCGCTACAGCAACCGCCGGGCGATCGCCCTCAGCGCCGCCTTTATTCCGCTGATTCGGATTTTCATTTTGGTAGGCTTTACCCTGATGCTGTTTTTGGGCGGTCTGGCGGTGGCCGACGGCACCCTATCGGCGGGCACCTACGGCTTTATGGTGTTCATCATTCAGCGGCTGCTGTGGCCCTTTACCCAGCTCAGCGAAATTATGGATGAGTACCAGCGGGCGATGGCTTCGGTGCGCCGGGTGCTGGGCTTGCTGGATGAACCGATTGAGCTAATCCCCGGCCGCAACCCGCTGCCGGTGGAGCAGGTGCGCGGCGAGGTGCGCTACGAGAATGTCAGCTTTGCCTACGCCAACCGCCAGCCGGTGCTCAAGAATCTTTCCCTTCATATCCCTGCCGGTCAGAGCATTGGGGTAGTAGGGGCCACTGGCTCAGGCAAGAGCACTTTGGTGAAGCTGCTGCTGCGCTTTTATCAGCCCCAGCAGGGCCGCATTTTGGTTGACGGGCAGGAGATTCAAGACCTGCTGCCCCAGGATCTGCGCCGCTGCATTGGCTTGGTCAGCCAGGACGTGTTTTTGTTCTCGGGTACCGTGGCAGAGAACATCGCCTACGGCACCTTCGATGCCACCCTAGAGCAAATTCTCCACGCCGCCAAGCTGGCAGAGGCCCACGAGTTTATTGTGCAGATGCCCCAGGGCTATGACACCATCGTGGGCGAGCGAGGGCAGAAGTTATCGGGGGGTCAGCGGCAGCGGCTGGCGATCGCCCGCGCCATTCTCAAAGACCCGCCGATTTTGGTGCTCGATGAGGCGACTTCGGCGGTAGATAACGAGACCGAGGCGGCAATCCAGCGATCGCTGGCGATGATTACTCAAGGGCGCACGACTCTGGCGATCGCTCACCGGCTCTCCACCATTCGCCACTGCCACTGCATCTACGTCATGGCCCACGGCGAAATCGTCGAACGGGGCCGCCACGAAGAACTGCTAGAAATGAACGGCATCTACGCCAGCCTGTGGCGGGTTCAGTCTGGCCTGCGCTAG
- the petH gene encoding ferredoxin--NADP reductase produces the protein MYNPSVSGGNASTEAGSRLFLYEVQGLRQSAENDQMANPIRKSGSVFITVPYTRMNQEMQRITRMGGKIVSIRPIEEVGTASNAVPTPITAPVVASAEAVAPAETAPTQTNHKSMTQAEPKAAAASVPVNLYKPNSPYVGKVLSNEPLVREGGTGIVQHITFDLSEGNLHYVEGQSIGIIPDGTDDKGKPHKLRLYSIASTRHGDNMDDKTVSLCVRQLEYKHPESGETVYGTCSTFLCGIEPGAGVKITGPVGKEMLLPDDPEATIIMLATGTGIAPFRAYLWRMFKEAERKKNPDYQFKGLAWLIFGVAYTGNVLYKEELEQMQEQYPDNLKLTYAISREQQNAEGGRMYIQHRVGEHAAELWELMQKPNTHTYMCGLKGMEDGIDSAMAAEASKHNVDWVEFRKQMKKEHRWHVETY, from the coding sequence ATGTACAATCCAAGTGTGAGCGGCGGCAACGCCAGTACTGAGGCCGGAAGCCGCTTGTTTCTATATGAGGTGCAGGGTCTGCGCCAGAGCGCAGAGAACGATCAGATGGCTAACCCCATTCGCAAGAGTGGCAGCGTCTTCATTACGGTGCCCTACACCCGTATGAATCAGGAGATGCAGCGGATCACCCGCATGGGCGGCAAGATTGTGAGCATTCGCCCCATTGAAGAGGTGGGAACTGCTAGCAATGCTGTGCCTACGCCGATCACTGCGCCTGTGGTTGCGTCCGCCGAAGCTGTTGCCCCAGCTGAGACCGCGCCCACCCAAACCAACCATAAGTCCATGACTCAAGCCGAGCCCAAGGCCGCTGCTGCCAGCGTGCCTGTTAACCTCTACAAGCCCAACAGCCCCTACGTCGGCAAGGTGTTGTCGAATGAGCCCCTGGTTCGAGAAGGCGGGACGGGTATTGTGCAACACATTACCTTCGATCTGTCTGAGGGCAACCTGCACTACGTGGAAGGCCAGAGTATTGGCATCATTCCCGATGGCACCGACGACAAGGGCAAGCCCCACAAGCTACGCCTGTACTCCATTGCCTCGACCCGCCACGGCGACAACATGGATGACAAAACCGTGTCGCTCTGCGTGCGCCAGCTAGAGTACAAGCACCCCGAGAGTGGTGAGACCGTCTATGGCACCTGCTCGACGTTTCTGTGTGGCATCGAGCCTGGGGCCGGCGTGAAAATCACCGGGCCGGTGGGCAAGGAAATGCTGTTGCCTGACGACCCTGAGGCCACCATCATCATGCTGGCGACGGGGACGGGAATCGCCCCCTTCCGTGCCTATCTGTGGCGCATGTTTAAGGAAGCCGAGCGCAAGAAGAACCCCGACTATCAGTTCAAGGGCCTAGCCTGGCTGATCTTTGGGGTGGCCTATACTGGCAACGTCCTCTACAAAGAGGAGCTGGAGCAGATGCAGGAGCAGTATCCTGACAACTTGAAGCTCACCTACGCCATCAGCCGCGAGCAGCAAAATGCTGAGGGCGGTCGCATGTACATTCAGCACCGAGTGGGTGAGCACGCTGCCGAGCTGTGGGAGCTGATGCAAAAGCCCAATACCCACACCTACATGTGCGGTTTGAAGGGCATGGAAGACGGCATTGACTCAGCAATGGCGGCGGAAGCTAGTAAGCACAACGTTGACTGGGTTGAGTTCCGCAAGCAGATGAAGAAAGAGCACCGCTGGCACGTTGAGACCTACTAA
- a CDS encoding homoserine dehydrogenase, translating into MRVGLLGLGTVGSGTAKILLDPAHRHPLVGQIELARVGVRSLDKPRSVAIEGDRLTTDLESIVADPTIDVVVEVMGGLEPARSLILKAIAHGKHVVTANKAVIARYGDEIFTAANEAGIYVMLEAAVAGGIPVIQPLKQALGVNRIRAVTGIINGTTNYILTRMQREGGDFESILADAQRLGYAEADPSADVDGLDAADKIAILASLAFGGRIKLSEVYSEGIRHVTTADIAYADRLGFVIKLLAIARRDGEFDETSDQSLDQLQLRVHPTLVPVSHPLASVNDVYNAILIEGDPIGQVMFFGPGAGEGPTASAVVSDLLNLAANLRAGTTPKATNPLLACSHQHYCKVSPMADIVSRFYVRLLAEDEPGVIGKLGLCFGRHQVSLESIVQIGQHETRAEIVIVSHEVTESNFQTALDELREYREIHSVASVLRVL; encoded by the coding sequence ATGCGTGTCGGTTTGCTGGGGTTGGGAACGGTGGGGTCGGGGACGGCTAAAATTTTGCTGGATCCGGCCCATCGTCATCCTCTTGTAGGGCAGATAGAGCTGGCCCGCGTGGGGGTGCGCAGTTTGGATAAGCCCCGGTCGGTGGCGATTGAGGGCGATCGCCTCACCACTGATCTAGAGAGCATCGTGGCTGACCCCACTATCGATGTGGTGGTGGAGGTGATGGGGGGGCTGGAGCCGGCGCGATCGCTGATTCTCAAGGCCATTGCCCACGGTAAGCATGTGGTGACGGCCAACAAGGCGGTGATTGCCCGCTACGGTGACGAGATTTTTACCGCCGCTAATGAGGCGGGAATCTATGTGATGTTGGAGGCGGCGGTGGCGGGGGGCATTCCCGTCATCCAGCCGCTAAAGCAGGCACTGGGGGTCAACCGCATTCGCGCGGTGACGGGGATTATCAACGGCACCACCAACTACATTCTCACTCGCATGCAGCGGGAGGGGGGCGACTTTGAATCGATTTTGGCCGATGCTCAGCGCCTGGGCTACGCCGAGGCCGACCCTAGCGCCGATGTGGATGGGCTGGATGCCGCCGACAAGATTGCGATTCTGGCGTCGCTGGCCTTTGGGGGGCGCATTAAGCTGTCAGAGGTCTATAGCGAGGGCATTCGTCATGTGACCACCGCCGATATTGCCTATGCTGACCGGTTGGGGTTTGTGATCAAGCTGCTGGCGATCGCCCGCCGTGACGGGGAGTTTGATGAAACCTCAGATCAATCCCTGGATCAGCTCCAGTTGCGGGTACATCCTACTCTGGTGCCCGTGAGCCATCCCTTGGCGTCGGTGAACGATGTTTACAACGCCATTTTGATTGAGGGCGACCCGATTGGTCAGGTCATGTTTTTTGGGCCAGGGGCGGGGGAAGGACCGACGGCCAGTGCGGTGGTGTCTGACCTGCTGAACCTGGCGGCTAACCTGCGGGCGGGGACAACGCCTAAAGCCACTAACCCGCTGCTGGCCTGTAGTCATCAGCACTACTGCAAGGTTAGCCCCATGGCCGACATTGTCAGTCGTTTTTATGTGCGGCTGCTGGCGGAGGATGAGCCGGGGGTGATTGGCAAATTGGGGCTGTGTTTTGGCCGTCACCAGGTGAGTCTGGAGTCGATTGTGCAGATTGGTCAGCATGAGACGCGGGCAGAGATCGTGATCGTTAGCCATGAGGTGACGGAGTCGAATTTCCAAACTGCGTTGGATGAGCTGCGGGAGTATAGGGAGATTCACAGTGTGGCTAGTGTGCTGCGGGTGTTGTAG